A DNA window from Capnocytophaga sp. ARDL2 contains the following coding sequences:
- a CDS encoding Rid family detoxifying hydrolase, translating to MKKIINSDKAPSPIGPYNHSVQVGDFLFISGQIPFNQAKNELVTSGIQDETKQVMENLSAIIGEAGFTFEQAVKATIFIRDMDNFSLINEVYGSYFTSETAPARECVQVEKLPRNVNVEISMILHK from the coding sequence ATGAAAAAAATCATCAATTCAGACAAAGCTCCAAGTCCGATTGGACCGTACAATCACTCAGTACAAGTAGGAGATTTTTTATTTATCTCAGGACAAATTCCTTTCAACCAAGCGAAAAACGAATTGGTTACTTCGGGGATTCAAGATGAAACAAAACAAGTAATGGAAAACCTCAGTGCTATCATTGGAGAGGCTGGTTTTACTTTTGAACAAGCGGTAAAAGCGACCATTTTTATCCGTGATATGGACAATTTTTCTCTAATAAACGAAGTATATGGAAGTTATTTTACATCTGAAACAGCTCCAGCTCGTGAATGTGTACAAGTAGAAAAATTGCCAAGAAATGTTAATGTAGAAATTTCAATGATTTTGCACAAATAA